The DNA window GCAATGACTGGCCCAAGATCCCGGCATCCCTGGCCGGTAGCGAAGGGAAGAAGATCGTCATTCACTGCCGAAGCGGCGCTCGATCGCTTCAGGTCGCCCAGCTCCTTCGCCGATCCGGCTTCAAGGACGTCAAGAGCATGGCCGGCGGCATCCTGCTGTGGAACAAGGACGTCAACCCTGGCGGACCACAGTATTAACATTCCATGAACACATTCCTCCGCATGCGACATTTTCAGTGCTGACACGGAGCGTCCCCGGAAGGTACATATCGCCGCGGACGCAAGTGAACCGGACAAAGGTTTGCTGCGTCTTGAGTGTTCGGCTGCTCATCCGGTTTACTCGTGAGGGTAGTGGCCCTGGAGCGTTGGCGTAACGATGGTGTAGAGGATCGATTCACCGTCGCTACCAAGACCTCATCAGGGCCAAACGAGTTGGAAACCTGTTTGGGCTAAGCTCCTGGCGCGCGATCTGGCGGAGATCGCGGCGATTGTTGGTGTCGTCTGTTTACACCTTGCGGCCCTGGCGTACACTTCCGGTACTGGGTCGTTTCAAGGAGGAAACGTGGGCCGTTCAGCTAATTCGGTCTCTGAAATGGACTTCGAGCGGCTGGTCGCGCGCGAATGGCTCGTCAGCAACGGGCTTGGGGGTTACGCCTCATCTTCCGTCAGCGGTCTGAATACCCGTCGCTATCACGGGCTTCTCGTCGCAGCGATGACCCCTCCCAACCGCCGAATGGTCTTGCTCAGTCGTGTCGAGGAAACGGTTCGCTGCGACGGTCACGATCACTACCTGGCCTGCAACGAGTACCCGGGCACGATCTGGCCGACCGGACACCAACTCCTCCGGGCGTTCAACTCCGATCCGCACCCACGCTGGGCCTATCAGGGTGAGGGATGGACCCTTCAAAAAGAATTGCAACTTCTGCGCGGCCAGAACACCGTCCTGCTCAGCTACACGCTTCTCGGTGGCGGCAACGGAATCGATCTTGAGATCCGACCGATGCTCGGCCTCCGCGGCATGCACGAACTCAACTTCCAATGGAACGGAAAGCTGGATGCCAAACCTCGCAGCCGAGGACACTGGCACGTGCCGGCGACACGGCGGACACCGGAACTGTTCTTCGCCCACGACGGAAACTTTGACCGCAAATCTCACTGGTACCTGAACCAGATTTATCGCCGGGAAGCCGAGTACGGGTATTCCGGCCTGGAAGATCTTTGGTCACCGGGCGCTTCGCACGTCCGAGTGATGCCCGGCCAGACCGTGCATTTTGCGTGCTCGGCCGACCCGATCTCGTTGCAGTCCGTCGTCGAGGAGGCGCGCCGACAGGTCCGCGAACCGGACTCGAGCCCATTGATGGACCTGTCGCCGTCGGCCCCGGAGGCCGCAAACGATGCAGACTTCGCCGCCCTGAAGGCCGCGACGGACGCCTACCTGCTTTCGGATCGCAACGGTGACCCGCTTCCGGCGGTCGCGCAGTTTCACTGGTCGCCCCCTTCAATCCGAATGGCCCTTGTGGGGTTTACCGGCCTGTATCTCATCCCCGGACACCTCCAGAAGGCGGGTGCGCTGCTCACCACGTTGGCCGCCTCATTGGACGGCGGACTGCTGCCCTCGGACTACACATCGGAGTCGGTGGATTCTGCACTCCGCGGAGCGGATGTATCCCTCTGGTTCGTGAACGCCGTTCGCCAGTACCTCGCGTACGGCGGCGACGAAGCGATCGTTCGCAAGTTGCTGCCTGCCGTGCTCAGCGTCTCCGACTGTTACCGCCGCGGAGCTCAGCGCTCGATTGGCGTCGATGGCGAGGGACTGCTTCATTGCGGATCGCCGGAAATCGCGGTCACGTGGATGGACAATAAAGTCGCGGGCATCCCCGTGACGCCTCGTCAGGGCCGGCCGGTTGAGATCAACGCCCTTTGGTACAACGGGCTGATGTCGACCGCGGAACTCTGTCGCAGGTTCGACCGCCCTGCCGACGCCGATTCCTTTGAATCATCGGCCGCCCAGACAAAGCACGCGTTCAACGAGCGGTTCTGGAATGATGCCGCCGGCTGCTGCCACGACGTCGTTGGCACGGGCGGCGTTGATTCGGCGATCAGGCCGAACCAGCTTCTGGCCATCAGCTTGCCGCACCCTGTCCTGGTACCGGAACGTTGGGCATCGACGGTCGCCGCCGTTCGCGAACATCTTCTGACGCCGGTCGGCGTGCGGACGCTGTCCCCTCGCGATCATCGTTATCTCGGCCGCTACCGCGGTCCGGTTACAGACCGCGACAGGGCGGCACACAATGGGTCTGCCTATTCCTGGCTGCTGGGGCTTCTCGTGACGGCCTTGGTGCGCTCGACCACCTCCCTCGCCGCTCAGGGCAGCGCTCGGGCGGAAGGTCGCAAGTTGTTGGCACCCTGCCTGGCGCGCCTGAAGGGTGAAGGCCTGGGCCACCTTCCCGAGCTCAATGACGGGGACGCACCCCATGCGCCAGGCGGAGCGATCGCGTCTCCGCTTTCCGTCGCCGAACTGTTGCGCTGCTACTCGGAGGACATCCTCGGAAGAACGCCACGTCTGGCCACGCCGCGCACGTCGCCGGCCTCTCAGTTTCCGACAACGGATGTCCTGTTCCCGGCGAGGTAAGTCCTGCTCTGGGATCGTCAGACTGAACGCACGCCGATTGAGCGCCACACTTTACGTCGCGCGGCTCGCAGACC is part of the Humisphaera borealis genome and encodes:
- a CDS encoding amylo-alpha-1,6-glucosidase, with amino-acid sequence MGRSANSVSEMDFERLVAREWLVSNGLGGYASSSVSGLNTRRYHGLLVAAMTPPNRRMVLLSRVEETVRCDGHDHYLACNEYPGTIWPTGHQLLRAFNSDPHPRWAYQGEGWTLQKELQLLRGQNTVLLSYTLLGGGNGIDLEIRPMLGLRGMHELNFQWNGKLDAKPRSRGHWHVPATRRTPELFFAHDGNFDRKSHWYLNQIYRREAEYGYSGLEDLWSPGASHVRVMPGQTVHFACSADPISLQSVVEEARRQVREPDSSPLMDLSPSAPEAANDADFAALKAATDAYLLSDRNGDPLPAVAQFHWSPPSIRMALVGFTGLYLIPGHLQKAGALLTTLAASLDGGLLPSDYTSESVDSALRGADVSLWFVNAVRQYLAYGGDEAIVRKLLPAVLSVSDCYRRGAQRSIGVDGEGLLHCGSPEIAVTWMDNKVAGIPVTPRQGRPVEINALWYNGLMSTAELCRRFDRPADADSFESSAAQTKHAFNERFWNDAAGCCHDVVGTGGVDSAIRPNQLLAISLPHPVLVPERWASTVAAVREHLLTPVGVRTLSPRDHRYLGRYRGPVTDRDRAAHNGSAYSWLLGLLVTALVRSTTSLAAQGSARAEGRKLLAPCLARLKGEGLGHLPELNDGDAPHAPGGAIASPLSVAELLRCYSEDILGRTPRLATPRTSPASQFPTTDVLFPAR